In Synechococcus sp. MU1643, a single window of DNA contains:
- a CDS encoding phytoene synthase, translating into MPLASPDLDAAFEACRRETAEWAKTFYIGTLLLPPEKRRAIWAIYVWCRRTDELMDSPEAQARPVEELAERLDRWEEKTRALFAGRMEDDLDAVMVDTLERFPQGIQPYLDMIEGQRMDLTWTRYPRFEDLKLYCYRVAGTVGLMTQGVMGVDQAYTSAPWSDCPDTSDAAVALGIANQLTNILRDVGEDRGRGRIYLPQEDLERFGYSEEELMAGTLNNSWRALMRFQLERARDWFARSEAGVRWLSADARWPVWTSLRLYRGILDEIERVDYDVFNHRAYVAKVNKLLDLPRSFLLAQSR; encoded by the coding sequence ATGCCCCTCGCCTCCCCGGATCTCGACGCAGCCTTCGAGGCCTGCCGTCGGGAGACCGCCGAGTGGGCCAAGACGTTCTATATCGGCACGTTGCTTCTGCCTCCAGAGAAACGGCGTGCCATCTGGGCGATCTATGTCTGGTGCCGGCGCACGGATGAGTTGATGGACAGCCCGGAGGCCCAGGCGCGTCCGGTGGAAGAGCTTGCCGAGCGGCTGGATCGCTGGGAAGAGAAGACCCGAGCCCTGTTCGCTGGCCGGATGGAGGACGACTTGGATGCGGTGATGGTGGACACCCTGGAGCGTTTCCCCCAGGGCATCCAGCCCTATCTCGACATGATTGAGGGGCAGCGGATGGACCTCACCTGGACCCGCTACCCCCGCTTCGAAGACCTCAAGCTCTACTGCTATCGCGTTGCAGGCACTGTTGGCCTGATGACCCAGGGGGTGATGGGTGTCGATCAGGCCTACACCTCAGCCCCCTGGAGCGACTGTCCCGACACCTCTGATGCTGCCGTCGCCCTTGGGATTGCCAACCAGCTCACCAACATCCTCCGGGATGTGGGGGAAGACCGGGGCCGTGGTCGCATCTATTTGCCGCAGGAAGATCTCGAGCGTTTCGGTTATTCCGAGGAGGAGCTGATGGCTGGAACCCTCAACAACTCCTGGCGTGCGTTGATGCGATTCCAGCTGGAGCGGGCTCGCGATTGGTTCGCTCGCTCCGAAGCAGGAGTGCGTTGGCTGTCCGCTGATGCGCGCTGGCCGGTGTGGACGTCCTTGCGGCTGTACCGGGGCATCCTGGATGAAATTGAGCGCGTCGATTACGACGTGTTCAATCACCGTGCCTACGTGGCCAAGGTCAACAAGCTGCTTGATCTGCCCCGTTCGTTCCTGTTGGCTCAGTCACGCTAA
- a CDS encoding LysR family transcriptional regulator, with the protein MADLPFTLDQLRILRAIVSEGSFKKAADSLYVTQPAVSLQIQNLEKQLEVSLFDRGGRKAQLTEAGHLLLSYCDRILSQCHEACRALDDLHNLKGGSLIVGASQTTGTYLMPRMIGLFRQKYPEVSVQLQVHSTRRTGWSVANGQIDLAIIGGELPAELNELLQVVPYASDELALVLPVKHPLARLAELTKEDLYRLGFVCLDAQSTTRKMVDQLLARSGLDVQRLRIDMELNSLEAIKNAVQAGLGAAFVPVVSIERELSAGTIHRPQVADLQVRRQLKLITHPARYCSRASVAFRNDVLPVFASADSPIRQAAKVVPEAIGEQLVQN; encoded by the coding sequence GTGGCCGATCTGCCGTTCACCCTCGACCAGCTGCGGATCCTTCGCGCGATTGTCAGTGAGGGCAGCTTCAAGAAAGCCGCCGACAGTCTTTACGTCACCCAGCCAGCCGTCAGCCTTCAGATCCAGAACCTGGAGAAGCAGCTGGAGGTGTCGTTGTTTGATCGCGGTGGGCGCAAGGCTCAGCTCACCGAAGCTGGCCATCTGCTGCTGAGTTACTGCGACCGGATCCTCAGTCAGTGCCATGAAGCCTGCCGGGCCCTGGATGATCTCCACAACCTCAAAGGCGGATCCCTGATCGTGGGTGCAAGTCAGACCACCGGCACTTATTTGATGCCCCGGATGATCGGCTTGTTCCGCCAGAAATATCCGGAGGTGTCCGTGCAGCTCCAGGTCCACAGCACCCGACGCACGGGCTGGAGTGTGGCTAACGGTCAGATCGACCTGGCGATCATCGGTGGTGAATTGCCCGCGGAACTGAATGAACTGCTGCAGGTAGTGCCCTACGCCAGTGATGAGCTGGCGTTGGTGCTGCCGGTGAAGCACCCCTTGGCCCGGCTGGCTGAGCTCACCAAGGAAGACCTGTATCGCCTGGGCTTTGTCTGCCTCGATGCGCAATCCACCACCCGGAAGATGGTCGACCAGCTTCTGGCCCGCTCCGGCCTGGATGTGCAGCGTCTGCGCATCGACATGGAGTTGAACTCGCTGGAAGCCATCAAAAATGCAGTTCAGGCGGGCCTGGGTGCCGCCTTTGTTCCCGTGGTGTCGATCGAGCGGGAGTTATCGGCCGGCACGATTCATCGCCCCCAGGTGGCGGATCTGCAGGTGCGCCGCCAGCTCAAGCTGATCACCCATCCCGCCCGCTACTGCTCCCGTGCCTCGGTGGCCTTCCGCAATGACGTTCTGCCCGTCTTCGCCAGTGCTGACAGCCCGATTCGCCAGGCAGCGAAAGTCGTTCCTGAAGCGATCGGGGAGCAACTGGTTCAGAACTGA
- the pds gene encoding 15-cis-phytoene desaturase, with amino-acid sequence MRVAIAGAGLAGLSCAKYLADAGHTPIVVEARDVLGGKVAAWKDEDGDWYETGLHIFFGAYPNMLQLFKELNIEDRLQWKSHSMIFNQQEEPGTYSRFDFPDLPAPVNGVAAILGNNDMLSWPEKISFGLGLVPAMLRGQGYVEECDKYSWTEWLRVHNIPERVNDEVFLAMSKALNFIDPDEISATVVLTALNRFLQEKNGSKMAFLDGAPPERLCQPVVEHIESLGGEVHLDSPLREIKLNEDGSVAAFHIGGLKGKESFDLTADAYVSALPVDPFKLLLPEPWKQMEVFQKLDGLRGVPVINLHLWFDRKLTDIDHLLFSRSPLLSVYADMSITCREYEDPDKSMLELVFAPAKDWIGRPDEEIIEATMGELTKLFPMHFGGENPATLRKYKVVKTPLSVYKTTPGCQQLRPDQTTPIKNFFLAGDYTMQRYLASMEGAVLSGKLCAGAVDRKTGQLASSTSSSEPVTA; translated from the coding sequence ATGCGCGTCGCTATTGCCGGAGCTGGTCTTGCAGGGCTCTCCTGTGCCAAATACCTGGCGGATGCCGGCCACACCCCCATCGTTGTGGAAGCCAGGGATGTTCTCGGCGGCAAGGTGGCGGCCTGGAAAGACGAGGACGGCGACTGGTACGAAACCGGCCTGCACATCTTTTTCGGGGCTTACCCGAACATGCTCCAGTTGTTCAAGGAGCTGAACATCGAAGACCGGCTGCAGTGGAAGAGCCACTCGATGATCTTCAATCAGCAGGAGGAACCAGGCACCTATAGCCGCTTTGATTTTCCTGATCTGCCAGCCCCTGTGAATGGTGTGGCCGCGATCTTGGGAAACAACGACATGCTGAGCTGGCCTGAGAAAATCAGCTTCGGCCTGGGCCTTGTGCCTGCGATGCTCCGGGGTCAGGGGTATGTCGAAGAGTGCGACAAGTATTCCTGGACCGAGTGGCTGCGGGTCCACAACATTCCCGAACGGGTGAACGATGAAGTGTTCTTAGCGATGAGCAAGGCGCTGAATTTCATCGATCCCGATGAAATCTCTGCCACGGTTGTGCTCACGGCGCTCAATCGTTTTCTGCAGGAGAAGAACGGCTCCAAGATGGCTTTCCTCGATGGCGCTCCGCCGGAGCGCCTTTGCCAGCCGGTGGTCGAGCACATCGAATCACTCGGAGGGGAAGTGCACCTCGATAGCCCCCTGCGGGAGATCAAGTTGAATGAGGATGGTTCTGTCGCTGCCTTCCACATCGGCGGCTTAAAAGGCAAGGAGAGCTTCGACCTCACCGCTGATGCCTACGTCAGTGCCTTGCCGGTGGATCCCTTCAAGCTGCTCTTGCCAGAGCCCTGGAAGCAGATGGAGGTCTTCCAAAAGTTGGATGGGCTTCGGGGTGTCCCCGTGATCAACCTGCACCTCTGGTTCGATCGCAAGCTCACCGATATCGACCATCTGTTGTTTAGCCGCTCGCCTCTGCTCAGCGTGTACGCCGACATGAGCATCACTTGCAGGGAGTACGAAGACCCCGACAAGTCAATGCTCGAGCTGGTGTTTGCTCCTGCCAAAGACTGGATTGGTCGTCCCGATGAAGAGATCATCGAGGCCACCATGGGCGAGCTCACAAAGCTGTTCCCGATGCATTTTGGTGGTGAAAATCCCGCCACACTGCGCAAATACAAGGTCGTGAAGACGCCGTTGTCTGTCTACAAAACGACCCCTGGTTGTCAGCAGTTGCGGCCCGATCAGACCACCCCTATCAAGAACTTCTTCCTGGCCGGGGATTACACGATGCAGCGCTATCTCGCCTCGATGGAGGGTGCCGTTCTCAGCGGCAAGCTCTGCGCTGGTGCAGTGGACCGCAAGACAGGTCAGCTGGCATCATCGACCTCTTCCAGTGAGCCTGTGACGGCCTGA
- the tsaB gene encoding tRNA (adenosine(37)-N6)-threonylcarbamoyltransferase complex dimerization subunit type 1 TsaB, translating to MTALPLLLALHSCSDCFGMALLDPQQPGAELLVQVHPDGRGLSNRLISRVQSLLPPERWPQLQGLAVATGPGGFTGTRLTVVMARTLAQQLDCPLLGVSSYALMAPRLERQLPQSMQGEPFWITQELPRRGVVGGEYRITSGQVDELSLPTLLPQGASPQPAVEAQLDVAADVALLLQLLQRSHAAGAVMPWAEVLPIYPTSPVGQV from the coding sequence ATGACCGCCCTGCCACTCCTGCTGGCCTTGCACAGTTGTTCTGACTGCTTCGGCATGGCGCTGCTGGATCCCCAGCAGCCTGGGGCAGAACTCCTGGTGCAGGTCCATCCGGATGGCCGGGGCCTGTCCAACAGGTTGATTTCGCGGGTTCAGTCGCTCCTCCCGCCTGAGCGTTGGCCTCAGTTGCAGGGCCTTGCCGTAGCGACGGGACCCGGCGGCTTCACCGGCACCCGCCTCACTGTGGTGATGGCCCGCACCCTGGCGCAACAGTTGGATTGCCCCCTGCTGGGGGTGAGCAGTTATGCCCTGATGGCGCCACGCTTGGAGCGGCAACTGCCCCAATCCATGCAAGGGGAACCGTTTTGGATCACCCAGGAGTTGCCCCGCCGGGGGGTGGTGGGTGGTGAGTACCGCATCACCTCTGGGCAGGTTGACGAACTCAGCCTGCCAACCCTGCTGCCGCAGGGGGCTTCTCCCCAGCCCGCCGTTGAGGCGCAACTGGATGTGGCAGCTGATGTGGCGCTGTTGCTGCAGCTGTTGCAGCGCAGCCATGCTGCCGGGGCAGTGATGCCCTGGGCTGAGGTTTTGCCGATCTACCCCACCTCCCCTGTTGGACAGGTCTGA
- a CDS encoding RNA-binding protein: MSIRLYIGNLPQTFEEQELVALLKSVGEGIRFKTVLDRETGACRGFGFANVDDPKLADAVIEALNGKEFGGSALRVERSERRDNNAGGNRRGAPNAAGQPQVARKAVNKVVHSDAKSEGAPDPRWAGELSKLKDLLGNQKTAV; encoded by the coding sequence ATGAGCATCCGCCTGTACATCGGCAACCTGCCGCAGACCTTTGAAGAACAGGAGCTGGTGGCTCTGCTCAAGTCGGTGGGAGAAGGGATCCGGTTCAAGACAGTTCTCGACCGTGAAACCGGTGCATGTCGCGGATTTGGCTTCGCCAACGTGGACGATCCGAAACTGGCCGATGCCGTGATCGAAGCGCTGAACGGCAAGGAGTTCGGTGGCAGCGCTCTGCGGGTCGAGCGCTCCGAACGTCGCGACAACAATGCTGGTGGCAACCGTCGCGGAGCCCCCAATGCAGCCGGCCAGCCTCAAGTGGCTCGCAAGGCCGTGAACAAGGTTGTTCACAGCGATGCGAAGAGCGAGGGCGCTCCGGACCCCCGCTGGGCTGGCGAACTCTCCAAGCTCAAGGATCTCCTGGGCAACCAGAAAACGGCGGTCTGA
- a CDS encoding CCA tRNA nucleotidyltransferase: MAEGSGDALLDQLQTRLAPAQWPLPLARLPEGTALVGGAVRDGLLDRLQEQPDLDLVVPSDAIALTQALAQELQGTCVVLDAERSIARLVIGGWTVDIARQDGDRIEDDLWRRDYRLNAIAVSLQPWGELWDPTGGLSDLQQGCLTAVSEANLTDDPLRLLRGLRLMAEIPLTISSQTMGWIERHAARLPEAAPERILAELQRLVRGDQADVAIAALTSLPLLHPWAAGGQPPTPSNIEGLSKEEAAAAVPLARLTALVSDEGLSQLRASRALRQRCKRLRIWQERIGQAPESLPESDRLQLHEELEGDLPALALQMPMPEKKIWLRRWRDAEDPLFHPRSLIDGNGLLTALEVEPGPRLGRLLHHLKLEHAFGRIQTPSEALKEAKHFLTRESEAL, from the coding sequence ATGGCCGAAGGCTCCGGCGACGCATTGCTTGACCAGCTGCAAACGCGACTGGCGCCAGCCCAGTGGCCTCTCCCCCTGGCACGGCTTCCCGAGGGCACAGCGCTGGTGGGTGGCGCCGTGCGGGATGGCTTGCTGGACCGTCTCCAGGAGCAGCCGGATCTTGACCTTGTTGTCCCGTCGGATGCCATCGCTCTGACCCAGGCCCTAGCCCAAGAGCTCCAAGGCACCTGTGTGGTGCTCGATGCGGAACGGAGCATTGCTCGGCTGGTGATTGGAGGCTGGACGGTCGACATCGCCCGACAGGACGGTGACCGCATCGAAGACGACCTTTGGCGGCGCGACTACCGACTCAATGCCATCGCCGTGTCGCTCCAGCCCTGGGGAGAGCTGTGGGACCCCACAGGGGGACTGAGCGATCTCCAGCAGGGGTGCCTGACGGCCGTCTCGGAAGCCAACCTCACCGATGACCCTCTACGGCTGCTGCGGGGATTGCGGCTGATGGCGGAAATCCCGCTCACCATCTCCAGCCAGACCATGGGCTGGATTGAGCGCCACGCCGCACGGCTTCCAGAAGCGGCACCGGAGCGAATCCTGGCGGAGCTGCAGCGCCTGGTGAGGGGCGACCAAGCCGACGTGGCGATCGCAGCCTTAACAAGCCTGCCGTTGCTGCACCCCTGGGCGGCAGGAGGGCAACCTCCCACGCCTAGCAACATCGAAGGCCTCAGCAAAGAGGAAGCCGCTGCGGCTGTGCCCTTGGCGCGGCTGACGGCCTTGGTCAGCGATGAGGGCCTCAGCCAACTCCGAGCCAGTCGCGCCCTGCGCCAGCGCTGCAAACGGCTGCGGATCTGGCAGGAACGCATCGGTCAGGCACCGGAGTCGCTACCCGAAAGCGATCGACTGCAATTGCACGAGGAACTGGAAGGGGATCTCCCCGCCCTGGCCCTGCAAATGCCCATGCCCGAGAAAAAGATCTGGCTGCGGCGATGGCGGGACGCTGAGGACCCTCTGTTTCACCCCAGAAGCCTGATCGACGGCAACGGCCTGCTCACGGCCCTGGAGGTCGAACCCGGGCCCCGTCTCGGACGCCTGCTGCATCATCTGAAGCTTGAACATGCCTTTGGGCGCATCCAAACCCCCAGCGAGGCGCTGAAGGAGGCCAAACATTTCTTGACCCGTGAAAGCGAGGCTCTGTGA
- a CDS encoding DUF3172 domain-containing protein, which translates to MTGSRYDRGGRRPRDGRYDRGERDRYDAQPRGGYGRPPAPPSGGGGGQGPFQFSTLTVAVLAGVLVVGIGIGSAVTSTTQGDQGNIASSQQLDMAVPDPEFCRQWGASAFVMDIEMYTTLNPSSSFVTQPTLQPGCVIRRENWSVLRKEGAITAVQERECKQRMNTFAYIGSVRDKPVVRCVYQTDISENKFLTRGVADDAVGVTPEADQF; encoded by the coding sequence GTGACCGGCTCGCGCTACGACCGCGGCGGCCGCCGACCGCGGGATGGCCGATACGACCGCGGTGAGCGTGATCGCTATGACGCTCAGCCCCGTGGCGGATACGGCCGTCCTCCCGCCCCCCCCTCAGGTGGCGGAGGGGGCCAGGGCCCCTTTCAATTCAGCACCCTCACCGTGGCCGTCTTGGCAGGGGTGCTCGTGGTGGGGATCGGCATCGGCAGCGCTGTCACCAGCACCACCCAGGGCGACCAGGGGAACATCGCCAGCTCCCAGCAGCTGGACATGGCCGTGCCCGACCCGGAGTTCTGCCGGCAGTGGGGTGCGAGCGCCTTCGTCATGGACATCGAGATGTACACGACGCTCAACCCCTCCAGCAGCTTTGTGACCCAGCCAACATTGCAACCGGGTTGTGTGATCCGTCGAGAAAACTGGTCAGTGCTGCGCAAGGAGGGGGCCATCACCGCCGTGCAGGAGCGTGAGTGCAAACAGCGGATGAACACCTTTGCCTACATCGGCTCCGTACGGGACAAGCCCGTGGTGCGATGCGTTTACCAAACCGATATCAGTGAGAACAAATTCCTGACCCGAGGCGTGGCAGACGACGCTGTGGGGGTAACACCAGAGGCCGATCAGTTCTGA
- a CDS encoding Ycf34 family protein, which produces MCICVDCSWVDRCQAYHAVERQHGVPHLAEIPDFEPDGPRIHVSVMDLPDGQAGIEWDVRSCSSFKADPGRWQRCRPGQELPR; this is translated from the coding sequence ATGTGCATCTGCGTGGATTGCAGCTGGGTCGACCGTTGTCAGGCCTATCACGCAGTTGAGCGTCAGCATGGTGTTCCGCATTTGGCGGAGATACCGGATTTTGAGCCAGATGGGCCTCGCATTCACGTCTCGGTGATGGATCTCCCCGATGGCCAGGCCGGGATTGAGTGGGATGTGCGTTCCTGCTCCAGCTTTAAAGCGGATCCAGGACGGTGGCAGCGTTGCCGTCCTGGTCAGGAGCTGCCCCGATGA
- a CDS encoding NAD(P)H-quinone oxidoreductase subunit M — MADTLLKCTTRHVRLFTAALQDEDLVPSDDQLTLDLDPDNEFLWDAASLAKVQGRFKELVDAAAGGELSDYTLRRIGTDLEGFIRQLLQAGELSYNPDGRVQNFSMGLPRTPELL, encoded by the coding sequence TTGGCTGACACCCTCCTCAAGTGCACCACCCGCCACGTGCGCCTGTTCACAGCAGCGCTTCAGGACGAAGATCTGGTTCCTTCGGATGACCAGCTGACCTTGGATCTTGATCCCGACAACGAATTTCTGTGGGATGCCGCCAGCCTCGCCAAGGTGCAGGGACGCTTCAAGGAACTGGTGGATGCCGCGGCCGGCGGGGAACTGAGTGACTACACCCTGCGCCGTATTGGTACGGACCTGGAAGGATTCATCCGGCAACTGCTCCAAGCCGGAGAACTCAGCTACAACCCGGATGGCCGTGTGCAGAACTTCTCCATGGGCCTACCCCGCACCCCTGAACTGTTGTGA